Proteins encoded together in one Geothermobacter hydrogeniphilus window:
- a CDS encoding XTP/dITP diphosphatase yields MVKLVVATGNAGKLKEIRRLLADRAIEVLSLADFDNLPEIVEDGETFAANAEKKARVIAEATGLLTLADDSGLTVAALNGAPGVRSARFAGDNAGDVDNNRKLLNELQGVAGDRRQAAFVCAMVLCSPTGDCRCFDGRLEGRILEEPRGHGGFGYDPLFWVDEQEATLAELPLDIKNRISHRGQALRALIDSL; encoded by the coding sequence ATTGTGAAATTGGTGGTCGCGACCGGGAATGCCGGTAAGCTGAAGGAAATCCGCCGGTTGCTCGCCGATCGGGCGATCGAGGTTTTGAGCCTGGCCGATTTCGACAATCTGCCCGAGATTGTTGAAGACGGTGAAACCTTCGCCGCGAATGCCGAGAAAAAAGCCCGTGTCATCGCCGAGGCCACCGGTCTGCTGACCCTGGCGGATGATTCCGGGTTGACCGTGGCTGCCCTGAACGGGGCTCCCGGAGTGCGTTCGGCGCGTTTCGCCGGAGATAATGCCGGTGACGTCGACAATAACCGGAAGCTGCTGAATGAATTACAGGGTGTTGCGGGCGACCGGCGTCAGGCTGCCTTTGTCTGCGCCATGGTCCTTTGTTCGCCGACGGGTGACTGTCGCTGTTTTGATGGTAGACTCGAAGGAAGGATTCTTGAAGAACCGCGAGGCCATGGCGGATTCGGTTATGACCCCCTGTTCTGGGTCGATGAGCAGGAAGCGACACTGGCTGAACTGCCCCTCGACATCAAAAATCGTATCAGTCACCGGGGACAGGCATTACGAGCCCTGATCGACAGCCTCTGA
- the rph gene encoding ribonuclease PH gives MTDGITRCDKRDVDQLREVDFELGFNRYAEGSVLVSFGATQVLCNATVEEKVPPFMRGEGRGWVTAEYAMLPRATHSRSARESVRGRIGGRTHEIQRLIGRSLRAVVDLNLLGERTIQIDCDVLQADGGTRTASITGAYVALVTALRKLQREGLLSEDPLRDSVAAVSVGIVAGVPMLDLCYEEDARADVDMNFVVTGNGKFVEVQGTAETEPFSVDQLRQLQELALAGCRRLGELQAEALGDRL, from the coding sequence GTGACGGATGGAATAACGCGCTGTGATAAACGTGACGTTGACCAGCTTCGCGAGGTCGATTTCGAGCTTGGTTTCAATCGTTATGCCGAAGGTTCGGTGCTGGTCAGTTTCGGTGCCACCCAGGTGCTGTGCAATGCCACTGTCGAAGAAAAAGTTCCACCGTTCATGCGCGGTGAGGGACGTGGTTGGGTGACGGCGGAATATGCCATGTTGCCGCGTGCCACCCACAGCCGCTCGGCGCGTGAATCGGTGCGCGGTAGAATCGGCGGACGGACCCATGAAATTCAACGTCTTATCGGTCGTTCACTGCGGGCCGTGGTTGACCTCAACCTGCTCGGGGAGAGGACCATCCAGATCGACTGCGATGTCCTGCAGGCGGATGGAGGTACCCGCACCGCCTCGATTACCGGGGCCTATGTCGCGCTGGTGACCGCGCTGCGCAAGCTGCAGCGTGAAGGGTTGCTCAGCGAAGATCCCCTGCGTGACAGTGTTGCCGCGGTCAGTGTCGGCATCGTTGCCGGTGTGCCGATGCTTGATCTCTGCTATGAGGAAGATGCCCGGGCCGATGTTGACATGAACTTCGTTGTGACCGGCAACGGGAAGTTTGTCGAAGTTCAGGGGACTGCCGAGACGGAGCCTTTCAGTGTCGACCAGTTGCGGCAGCTGCAGGAATTGGCCCTAGCCGGTTGCCGCCGCCTGGGTGAATTGCAGGCCGAGGCCCTGGGGGATCGATTGTGA
- a CDS encoding N-acetylmuramoyl-L-alanine amidase: MSSRIQLLILSILFLCLSSPGYAAVEIAWSGQKPKLISEVYNRDGVAYLAIDDVMRALRLKGRWYSVDHRYRFRTPMGRASLFPGGTYLRVGDQFIPLDHPPRFIDGRLRVPEDFVLVQLPALTGNSVYYRNLNPVGEVKSPGDESALDQLFAFLLRKKNRQEVSHLRAIAIDVGHGGSDSGVIGLTGVKEKDVVLEFAGQLERLIKMRLGIPVYLSRDGDYTLDRKHRLQAVSKPDVDAYLILHAQGHFTPAAHGVELYVRPVAATADDRLRAGDVDDSTRLALDARQALLDEGFTVAEVHSANLLPLGRGDLPTVMIELGYLTNTDDLALLRDGEARQMLAEAIFDGLKKYDDDTRSKK; this comes from the coding sequence ATGTCAAGCCGGATTCAGCTCCTTATCCTTTCAATCCTGTTCCTCTGTCTGTCCAGTCCCGGCTATGCCGCGGTTGAGATTGCCTGGAGCGGGCAAAAGCCGAAACTGATCAGCGAGGTCTACAATCGTGACGGTGTCGCCTATCTGGCCATCGACGATGTCATGCGGGCGCTGCGGCTGAAGGGTCGCTGGTATTCTGTCGATCACCGCTACCGTTTCCGGACACCGATGGGCAGGGCCTCTCTTTTTCCGGGGGGAACCTATCTGCGGGTCGGTGACCAGTTTATTCCGCTGGATCATCCGCCTCGTTTCATCGACGGCCGGTTGCGTGTTCCCGAAGATTTTGTCCTTGTCCAGCTTCCCGCCCTGACCGGAAATTCTGTTTATTATCGCAATCTCAATCCGGTCGGTGAAGTCAAGTCGCCAGGTGACGAAAGTGCCCTTGACCAGTTGTTCGCTTTTTTGCTGCGCAAGAAAAACCGGCAGGAAGTCAGTCATCTGCGTGCAATCGCCATCGATGTCGGGCACGGTGGAAGCGATAGCGGCGTGATCGGGCTTACCGGCGTCAAGGAAAAGGATGTGGTCCTTGAGTTCGCCGGGCAGCTTGAGAGGCTGATCAAGATGCGTCTCGGCATTCCGGTTTACCTGAGCCGGGATGGTGATTATACCCTGGACCGGAAACATCGGTTGCAGGCGGTTTCCAAGCCAGATGTCGATGCCTACCTGATTCTTCATGCCCAGGGGCATTTCACTCCCGCCGCCCACGGTGTTGAGCTTTATGTGCGTCCGGTCGCGGCGACGGCTGACGACAGGTTGCGGGCCGGGGATGTGGATGACAGCACCCGTCTGGCGCTCGATGCCCGCCAGGCGCTGCTCGATGAAGGTTTTACCGTGGCGGAGGTTCATTCGGCCAACCTGCTGCCCCTCGGCCGGGGAGATCTGCCGACCGTAATGATTGAACTCGGATACCTGACCAATACCGATGACCTGGCCCTTCTCAGGGATGGCGAAGCGCGGCAGATGCTGGCGGAGGCCATCTTCGACGGGTTGAAAAAATACGATGATGATACGAGGAGTAAGAAGTGA
- a CDS encoding DHH family phosphoesterase → MKGRTLDLTRSKEFSGQFLDWVRGKGNVLIVAHDNPDPDSLAGAMALKHLLLKTTGQDATITYGGIIGRGENRTMAELLEIDTVHFDHIDLDSFQVICLVDTQPGTGNNSFPEDRTVHLVIDHHPIRDVCSTCRWVDIRENFGASATILLEYLLANDISFGTKLATILFYAIKSETQDLGRDWVKADREAYLYLLPLANNRILYHITHPKVPRQYFFSYNRAIENSRLFDDVLVFNLYAIDNPDIVAEMADFLLRMEGVEVVLGMGQYQGEEVVSLRTSQPEIIAGEAIRVVLNGLGTAGGHHTTAGGQIKPMVGKQAVQRELENSLTRRLLEYLGRKPGRGRPLIQS, encoded by the coding sequence TTGAAGGGAAGAACGCTGGATCTGACACGTTCGAAAGAATTTTCCGGCCAGTTTCTTGACTGGGTGCGGGGCAAGGGGAATGTGCTGATTGTCGCCCATGACAATCCCGATCCCGATTCCCTGGCAGGGGCCATGGCCCTGAAGCACCTGCTGCTCAAGACCACCGGTCAGGATGCCACCATCACCTACGGCGGTATCATCGGCCGGGGTGAGAACCGCACCATGGCCGAACTGCTGGAAATCGACACGGTTCATTTCGACCATATCGACCTTGATTCCTTCCAGGTCATCTGTCTGGTCGATACCCAGCCGGGTACCGGCAACAATTCCTTCCCGGAAGACCGCACCGTTCACCTGGTGATCGATCATCATCCGATCCGTGATGTCTGCTCAACCTGCCGCTGGGTCGATATCCGTGAAAACTTCGGAGCCTCCGCGACTATCCTGCTTGAATACCTGCTGGCCAACGACATCAGTTTCGGCACCAAGCTGGCGACCATTCTTTTCTATGCCATCAAGTCCGAGACCCAGGACCTCGGTCGTGACTGGGTCAAGGCTGACCGGGAGGCCTATCTCTACCTGCTTCCCCTGGCCAATAACCGCATCCTCTACCACATCACCCATCCCAAGGTGCCTCGTCAGTATTTTTTTTCCTACAACCGGGCGATTGAAAACTCACGCCTTTTCGACGATGTGCTGGTTTTCAACCTTTATGCCATTGACAACCCGGATATTGTCGCCGAAATGGCCGACTTTCTGTTGCGCATGGAAGGCGTCGAGGTGGTTCTCGGCATGGGGCAGTACCAGGGGGAGGAAGTCGTTTCCCTGCGTACCAGTCAGCCGGAGATCATTGCCGGTGAGGCGATTCGGGTGGTTTTGAACGGGCTTGGAACCGCCGGCGGACACCACACCACAGCCGGCGGTCAGATCAAGCCGATGGTCGGCAAACAGGCGGTGCAGCGGGAGCTGGAAAACAGCCTGACCCGGAGGCTGCTTGAGTACCTGGGACGGAAGCCGGGCAGGGGCAGGCCTCTGATCCAGTCGTAG
- a CDS encoding TIGR00725 family protein, protein MSRRLLVGVIGAGSIDVAGAALAEEIGRRLAESGAVLVCGGLGGVMAAACRGAAGAGGETIGLLPGSDADSANNDVSIALPTGLGHARNVMIAQVSRVLIAVEGEYGTLSEIAIGLKLGKPVVVFGRWADLTGVHRVETAAEAVELALRLAVESRPADLNLS, encoded by the coding sequence TTGAGTCGCCGCCTGCTGGTCGGAGTCATCGGCGCCGGCAGCATCGATGTCGCCGGCGCGGCACTGGCCGAGGAGATCGGCCGTCGTCTGGCTGAATCCGGGGCGGTGCTGGTCTGTGGCGGGCTCGGCGGAGTCATGGCCGCCGCCTGTCGCGGCGCCGCCGGGGCCGGTGGGGAGACCATCGGGTTGCTGCCCGGCAGTGATGCCGACAGTGCCAACAACGACGTTTCAATCGCCCTGCCGACCGGACTGGGACACGCGCGCAACGTGATGATCGCCCAGGTGAGTCGGGTTCTGATTGCCGTTGAAGGGGAGTATGGTACCCTTTCCGAGATAGCCATCGGGCTGAAGTTGGGAAAACCGGTTGTCGTCTTCGGCCGTTGGGCCGACCTGACGGGGGTCCACCGGGTCGAGACCGCCGCTGAAGCTGTCGAGCTGGCTCTGCGTCTGGCCGTTGAATCGCGGCCGGCTGATTTGAACCTGTCCTGA
- a CDS encoding heavy metal translocating P-type ATPase: MNSSVRLPVQGMRCGKCVARLTDILQQQPGVEQVDVDLAAACARLQYDPRQTDPERLAAVVVEAGFRVEEAPSEESPAAEPDRESGPPDGPATESIQLPLYGMSCSNCAGSIEKGVSRIAGVLSAEVNFALESLSVEWNPAEVDVADIRAVIRELGFRAGQPATMTRPGELSFAVSGMHCASCARTIEDKLSTLSGMRRVRVNLADDSARVDFDPRQLSAEEILEAVRQAGYTPVVDDSDERQAGEDRRQLQWLLFSAALSLPIMPLMWFPPFGAGTLYLIALLSSLVQFSAGLTFYRGAWHSLRNRSSNMDVLVALGISAAYGYSLLSLFGLLGADSPVFFETSAMLITFIRFGKWLESRAKGKAGRALRELLDLQPQQARLLVKEREKEIPAALVEVGDLLVVKAGEKIPVDGVVVEGEAAVDESLLTGESVPAAKGPGDVVTGGTISRNGRLLVEAKRVGAETALAQIVALVSAAQADKAPIQRLADRVSNIFVPTVVALSVLTFLGWYFVFDAGFLFAFQTSVAVLVIACPCALGLATPTAIMVGSAVGLKAGILFKKASVLENISRLEVILLDKTGTLTSGDFAVAEVRAAAESDENELLRIAASLESASNHPLAAAVVRRAEEAGLSLSAVTEVMERGGHGLVGRIEGRSVAAGNAQLMRQQEVAVETWSTLGEEWSSAGRSLIYVARDGRLLGLLGLADSLKTDSVAAVSALRRLGLKTVLLTGDRREVAETVAEQVGVDAVEAEVRPDQKLDVVRRYQQQGAQVGMVGDGINDAPALAAADVGIAVGGGTDVAKETGDLVLVRGAVRDVERAIRLGRKTLNKIRQNLFWAFFYNLVGIPLAAGVFYPLFGWLLRPEFAGLAMAFSSVSVVSNSLLLKRYARRLENDS, translated from the coding sequence GTGAATTCATCCGTGAGATTGCCGGTGCAGGGTATGCGTTGCGGTAAGTGCGTTGCCCGTCTGACCGATATCCTTCAGCAGCAGCCGGGAGTTGAACAGGTCGATGTTGATCTCGCCGCCGCCTGCGCCCGCCTCCAGTACGACCCGCGGCAGACCGATCCGGAACGCCTGGCGGCGGTGGTTGTGGAGGCCGGTTTCCGGGTTGAAGAGGCGCCATCCGAAGAATCTCCGGCGGCTGAGCCCGACCGGGAAAGCGGGCCCCCGGACGGGCCCGCGACCGAATCGATTCAGTTGCCCCTCTACGGTATGAGCTGCAGCAACTGCGCCGGCTCAATCGAAAAAGGGGTCAGTCGGATTGCCGGGGTCCTTTCAGCCGAGGTCAATTTTGCTCTTGAAAGCCTGTCCGTAGAGTGGAATCCGGCGGAGGTTGATGTCGCCGATATCCGCGCGGTCATTCGTGAGCTGGGATTCCGGGCCGGACAGCCGGCCACCATGACCCGTCCCGGTGAGCTCAGCTTCGCTGTCAGCGGCATGCACTGTGCCAGTTGCGCCCGTACCATTGAGGATAAACTCTCCACGCTTTCCGGCATGCGCCGGGTCCGGGTCAACCTGGCGGATGATTCGGCCCGTGTCGATTTTGATCCGCGGCAGCTGTCCGCAGAGGAGATTCTCGAAGCGGTACGCCAGGCCGGTTATACACCGGTCGTTGATGACAGCGACGAACGTCAGGCTGGGGAGGATCGCCGTCAGTTGCAGTGGCTGCTGTTTTCCGCCGCCCTGTCGCTGCCGATCATGCCGCTGATGTGGTTCCCGCCGTTCGGGGCCGGTACCCTTTACCTGATCGCCCTGCTTTCCAGCCTGGTGCAGTTCAGTGCCGGCCTGACCTTTTATCGCGGTGCCTGGCATTCGTTGCGCAATCGGTCAAGCAACATGGATGTCCTGGTTGCTCTCGGCATCAGTGCCGCCTACGGTTATTCACTGCTTTCCCTGTTCGGCCTGCTGGGAGCGGACAGCCCGGTCTTTTTCGAAACCAGCGCCATGCTGATCACTTTTATCCGTTTCGGCAAATGGCTCGAATCCCGGGCCAAGGGCAAGGCCGGCAGGGCTCTGCGCGAGCTGCTCGACCTTCAGCCGCAGCAGGCGCGCCTGCTGGTCAAGGAACGTGAGAAGGAAATCCCGGCGGCGCTGGTTGAAGTCGGGGACCTGCTGGTGGTCAAGGCCGGGGAAAAGATCCCGGTTGATGGCGTCGTGGTGGAAGGGGAGGCGGCGGTTGACGAGTCGTTGCTGACCGGTGAATCGGTGCCGGCCGCCAAGGGGCCGGGTGATGTCGTGACCGGCGGCACGATCAGTCGCAACGGCAGGCTGCTGGTGGAAGCGAAACGGGTCGGTGCTGAGACCGCTCTGGCCCAGATTGTCGCCCTGGTGTCCGCCGCCCAGGCGGACAAGGCGCCGATTCAGCGGCTGGCTGACCGGGTCTCCAATATCTTCGTACCGACGGTGGTCGCTCTGTCGGTGCTGACTTTTCTGGGCTGGTATTTTGTTTTCGACGCCGGTTTTCTGTTCGCCTTCCAGACTTCCGTCGCGGTGCTGGTCATTGCCTGTCCCTGTGCCCTCGGCCTGGCGACCCCGACGGCTATCATGGTTGGCAGCGCGGTCGGTCTGAAGGCCGGGATCCTGTTCAAAAAGGCTTCGGTGCTGGAAAATATCTCCCGGCTGGAGGTCATTCTGCTTGACAAGACCGGCACTCTCACCAGCGGGGATTTCGCTGTCGCCGAGGTTCGTGCCGCGGCGGAAAGTGATGAAAACGAACTGCTGCGGATTGCTGCCAGTCTTGAGTCCGCCAGCAATCATCCCCTGGCCGCAGCGGTGGTGCGGCGGGCCGAAGAGGCGGGTCTGTCCCTCTCCGCGGTGACCGAGGTCATGGAACGCGGCGGGCACGGCCTGGTTGGGCGGATTGAGGGACGATCGGTCGCCGCCGGAAACGCGCAACTGATGCGGCAGCAGGAGGTCGCGGTCGAAACTTGGTCAACCCTGGGGGAAGAGTGGTCCTCTGCCGGCAGGTCACTGATCTACGTTGCCCGTGACGGCCGTCTGCTCGGGCTGCTGGGGTTGGCCGACAGTCTCAAGACTGATTCGGTGGCCGCTGTCAGCGCGCTTCGCCGCCTCGGGCTGAAGACTGTCCTGCTGACCGGCGACCGTCGCGAGGTGGCCGAAACGGTTGCCGAACAGGTCGGGGTCGACGCTGTCGAGGCTGAGGTTCGCCCTGATCAGAAACTGGATGTCGTTCGTCGTTACCAGCAGCAGGGCGCGCAGGTCGGTATGGTCGGGGATGGCATCAACGACGCTCCGGCGCTGGCGGCGGCCGATGTTGGCATCGCCGTCGGCGGCGGCACCGACGTCGCCAAGGAAACCGGCGACCTGGTGCTGGTGCGCGGCGCGGTCCGGGATGTCGAACGCGCCATCCGTCTGGGGCGGAAGACGCTGAACAAAATCCGCCAGAACCTGTTCTGGGCCTTTTTCTACAACCTGGTCGGCATCCCCCTTGCGGCCGGGGTCTTCTATCCACTCTTCGGCTGGCTGCTGCGTCCGGAGTTCGCCGGCCTGGCGATGGCCTTTTCCAGTGTTTCGGTGGTCAGCAACAGCCTGTTGCTGAAACGTTATGCCCGCCGCCTGGAGAATGACTCTTGA
- a CDS encoding tetratricopeptide repeat protein gives MSEHFEDFFAEEPEETLYLVQEALDRGDNAVALDLAEAYLEDQPLCVEAMNHCAVAAANLGDHRKALALYRKALQLDPRNGAIHHNYGVLAEQLGRYREAYEHLWRSLELQPDFPEAYINLGNVLDELDRTEEALQMYLRALHRLPESPDILYNIGYALNRLQRHGEAGDYFDRALRLAPDDHACHNGRGYALAGLGRDEEALVCYDEAIARDPEIASYHYNRGLSLVRLQRQDEALQAFSRVLELDGGFFEAYVERAHLLAARGELTKALEDLAAAERIDPDSPDPSFYRAMVLERRGDVSGALAALEESLRLDPESLFILNNKGNLLMDMGRLDEALECFDSILERTDRYPLALYNRACVMALKGKVREAVKMLGQAVEQDAHFLEDALDDPDFDGIRQVPSFARLIRRYEAP, from the coding sequence ATGAGTGAGCATTTCGAAGATTTTTTTGCTGAGGAACCGGAGGAAACCCTCTACCTGGTTCAGGAGGCTCTTGATCGCGGCGACAATGCCGTAGCCCTTGACCTGGCCGAGGCGTACCTGGAAGATCAGCCCCTCTGTGTCGAGGCGATGAATCATTGCGCTGTTGCCGCCGCCAACCTCGGAGATCATCGCAAAGCCCTGGCGCTCTACCGCAAGGCCCTCCAGCTTGATCCGCGCAACGGGGCCATTCATCACAACTATGGTGTCCTGGCCGAACAGCTGGGTCGTTACCGTGAGGCCTATGAACACCTGTGGCGGTCTCTGGAGCTGCAGCCCGATTTTCCCGAAGCCTATATCAATCTCGGCAATGTGCTGGATGAACTGGATCGTACCGAGGAGGCCCTGCAGATGTATCTGCGGGCCTTGCACCGCCTGCCCGAATCACCCGATATCCTCTACAACATCGGTTATGCCCTGAACCGCCTGCAACGGCATGGGGAAGCCGGTGACTATTTCGACCGGGCCCTGCGGTTGGCTCCTGACGATCACGCCTGCCACAATGGTCGCGGTTATGCCCTGGCCGGACTGGGGCGGGATGAGGAGGCTCTTGTCTGCTATGACGAGGCGATCGCCCGTGATCCGGAAATCGCTTCCTATCATTACAATCGTGGGCTTTCCCTGGTGCGGTTGCAGCGTCAGGATGAGGCGCTGCAGGCCTTTTCCCGGGTACTGGAGCTGGATGGCGGATTCTTCGAGGCCTATGTCGAACGAGCTCATCTGCTGGCTGCCAGGGGAGAGTTGACGAAGGCCCTGGAGGATCTGGCGGCGGCGGAACGCATCGACCCTGACAGCCCCGACCCGAGTTTTTACCGGGCGATGGTTTTGGAACGCCGGGGAGATGTGTCCGGCGCCCTGGCGGCACTCGAAGAAAGTTTGCGGCTTGATCCTGAATCTCTCTTCATCCTCAACAACAAGGGGAACCTGTTGATGGATATGGGACGCCTGGATGAAGCCCTGGAGTGCTTTGATTCAATCCTGGAACGCACCGATCGTTACCCGCTCGCTCTCTACAACCGTGCCTGCGTCATGGCTCTGAAGGGCAAGGTCCGCGAGGCGGTAAAGATGCTCGGCCAGGCCGTGGAGCAGGATGCCCATTTCCTCGAAGATGCCCTGGACGATCCCGATTTCGACGGTATCCGTCAGGTGCCTTCCTTTGCCCGCCTGATCAGGAGATACGAGGCCCCGTGA
- a CDS encoding pentapeptide repeat-containing protein has product MNQAPVLSTHEAIVDPQPGDLLPGVDLSGRDFSGRNLAGIDLSGANLAGTRFFRTNLSGANLAEANLEGAEFAGADLSGANLEGCRARRAGFGLARLEKASLFRADLHEASFSRANLSGANLHCVDLRQARIREATLTHCDLSEADMQQADLSLTCVRGANFSNADLRGARLRRLQGFKRANWVGVDIRDINFAGAYLMRREIIDQNYIREFRSYNRLTALLYYPWWLTCDCGRSMLRWCFWIGVQAFFFAWLFTLTDVNYGDHATWLSPLYFSVVTLTTLGYGDVTPAGLSAQIVAMAEVTIGYIMLGGLLSIFSNKLARRGD; this is encoded by the coding sequence ATGAATCAGGCCCCTGTTCTTTCCACCCATGAAGCGATCGTCGACCCGCAACCGGGCGACCTGTTGCCCGGTGTGGACCTGTCCGGCAGGGACTTTTCCGGTCGCAACCTGGCCGGCATCGACCTCAGCGGGGCCAACCTCGCCGGAACACGTTTCTTCAGGACCAACCTCAGCGGCGCCAACCTTGCCGAAGCGAACCTGGAAGGGGCCGAATTTGCCGGGGCCGACCTGAGCGGAGCCAATCTCGAAGGTTGCCGGGCGAGACGAGCCGGGTTCGGACTGGCCCGGCTCGAAAAAGCCAGCCTGTTCCGCGCCGACCTGCACGAAGCAAGTTTCAGCCGCGCCAATCTTAGCGGCGCCAACCTGCATTGCGTTGATCTGCGCCAGGCCCGTATCCGCGAAGCGACCCTGACCCACTGCGACCTGAGCGAAGCCGACATGCAGCAGGCGGATCTTTCACTGACCTGCGTCCGCGGCGCAAACTTCAGCAATGCCGACCTGCGGGGGGCCCGGCTGCGGCGGTTGCAGGGATTCAAACGCGCCAACTGGGTCGGCGTCGATATCCGCGACATCAACTTCGCCGGAGCCTACCTGATGCGGCGCGAAATCATCGACCAGAACTATATCCGTGAATTCCGCAGCTACAACCGGCTGACAGCCCTGCTCTACTATCCCTGGTGGCTGACCTGCGACTGCGGACGCAGCATGCTCCGCTGGTGTTTCTGGATCGGCGTGCAGGCCTTCTTCTTCGCCTGGCTGTTCACCCTGACCGATGTCAACTACGGCGATCACGCCACCTGGCTGTCCCCCCTCTATTTCAGCGTTGTCACCCTGACCACCCTCGGCTACGGAGATGTCACCCCGGCGGGACTCTCGGCGCAGATCGTCGCCATGGCCGAAGTGACCATCGGTTACATCATGCTCGGGGGACTGCTCTCCATTTTCAGCAACAAACTGGCACGACGAGGAGACTGA
- a CDS encoding HDOD domain-containing protein: MLKLLRRRKNNRDIDRILDGYELPSFPGPVITVLSKLRNPEAPIQDIADDLEVDPGLHVKVLRTVNSVAFGLSHKISSLRHAVSLLGRSRLESLVLSVGVKESLDRGLVPGWFDMQSFWLSAARRAALARGLAQILHPQTQAEAFTAGLLQDMGVPVMASLKGDPYRKLYQLWQQSNETDLAGLEKDHFDLAHPQLGAGIAERWDFPDMLIENVGRHHLALENGLDLAIHIASLITDAPGPIDKSALATRINQTTGLDRAMLEKLLCRIDDEAVELAGALA, encoded by the coding sequence ATGTTGAAACTGCTGCGCCGCCGCAAAAACAATCGTGATATTGACCGGATCCTCGACGGCTATGAACTGCCGAGTTTTCCGGGACCGGTGATCACCGTATTGTCCAAACTGCGCAATCCGGAAGCACCGATCCAGGATATTGCCGACGACCTGGAGGTCGATCCCGGACTGCACGTCAAGGTGCTGCGCACCGTCAACTCGGTCGCCTTCGGCCTCTCCCACAAGATCAGCAGCCTGCGACACGCGGTCTCACTGCTCGGGCGCTCACGGCTCGAGTCACTGGTTCTCAGCGTCGGCGTCAAGGAAAGTCTCGACCGGGGGCTGGTTCCCGGCTGGTTCGACATGCAGAGTTTCTGGCTTTCCGCCGCCAGAAGAGCCGCCCTGGCGCGCGGTCTCGCCCAGATCCTGCATCCCCAGACCCAGGCTGAAGCCTTTACCGCCGGGCTACTGCAGGATATGGGCGTCCCGGTCATGGCCAGCCTCAAGGGAGACCCCTACCGCAAACTTTACCAATTGTGGCAGCAGTCGAATGAAACCGACCTGGCCGGGCTGGAAAAGGATCATTTCGATCTCGCCCATCCGCAACTCGGCGCCGGCATCGCCGAACGCTGGGATTTCCCCGACATGCTGATCGAAAATGTCGGTCGTCATCACCTCGCGCTGGAAAACGGCCTGGACCTCGCTATCCATATCGCCTCGCTGATCACGGACGCACCCGGCCCGATCGACAAGTCCGCCCTGGCCACCCGCATCAATCAGACAACGGGACTGGACCGGGCAATGCTGGAGAAGCTGTTGTGCCGGATCGACGATGAAGCGGTGGAACTGGCCGGAGCGCTGGCCTGA
- a CDS encoding tautomerase family protein produces MPFVNIKLTTGVSTEQKQELIAGVTDLLVRVLNKNPASTHVVIEEIDPENWGIRGESVARLRQRKEPGVSGS; encoded by the coding sequence ATGCCCTTTGTCAATATCAAGCTGACCACGGGGGTCAGTACGGAACAGAAGCAGGAATTGATCGCCGGCGTTACCGATCTGCTGGTGCGGGTGCTGAACAAGAATCCCGCCTCGACACATGTTGTCATCGAGGAGATCGACCCGGAAAACTGGGGGATACGTGGTGAGAGTGTCGCCCGGTTGCGGCAGCGAAAGGAACCTGGCGTTTCCGGCAGCTGA